The Carnobacterium sp. 17-4 genome has a window encoding:
- a CDS encoding DAK2 domain-containing protein, whose protein sequence is MKVTKLEGKQFRLMIATGANRLDKNAEYVNSLNVFPVPDGDTGTNMNLSLASGAKAVANTTSESVGDLSAALSKGLLMGARGNSGVILSQLFRGFGKAIENKETVTSKDFSEAFTKGVETAYKAVMKPVEGTILTVARESAKVGEKKAKETDDIVEVMEAIVRGAKKSLAKTPDLLPVLKEVGVVDSGGQGLLFIYEGFLEVLSGKIVEEDIYQPSAAEMTELVNAEHHRSVSNHIHTEDIKFGYCTEIMVQIGKGETVDSEFDYDTFRNHLNEIGDSLLVVSDDEIVKVHVHTEYPGEVMNYGQKFGSLLKIKVDNMRVQHETILENESPQPVEKAAKTPYGIIAVAAGEGVQNLFRSLGVDYVISGGQTMNPSTEDILKAIEEVHAEKIIILPNNKNIFMAADQAAEVSELPVVVIPSKTISQGMTAMLAFNELNDLDTNKAEMMSELKNVASGQVTNAVRDTEIDGIKIKKDDFMGIIEGKIKVSQSNRKNVTIETLKKMITEDSEIVTILLGEDGDEAEAAEIAAEIENLFEEVEVEIHDGQQPVYPYILSVE, encoded by the coding sequence GTGAAAGTTACAAAATTAGAAGGTAAACAGTTTCGTTTAATGATAGCGACAGGGGCTAATCGTTTAGATAAAAATGCGGAATATGTAAACTCATTGAATGTTTTTCCAGTTCCAGATGGTGATACAGGTACCAACATGAATTTATCTTTAGCAAGTGGAGCTAAGGCAGTTGCAAATACAACTTCTGAAAGTGTTGGTGATTTGTCAGCAGCCCTTTCTAAAGGGTTATTGATGGGAGCTCGTGGGAATTCTGGAGTTATTTTATCTCAATTATTTAGAGGATTCGGCAAAGCTATTGAAAATAAAGAAACGGTAACTTCTAAAGACTTTTCAGAAGCATTCACTAAGGGCGTTGAAACGGCATATAAAGCCGTTATGAAACCTGTAGAGGGAACCATTTTAACTGTGGCTCGTGAATCTGCTAAAGTTGGTGAAAAAAAAGCAAAAGAGACAGATGATATTGTTGAAGTTATGGAAGCAATTGTTCGTGGTGCTAAAAAATCTTTAGCTAAAACGCCTGATTTATTGCCTGTACTTAAAGAAGTAGGGGTTGTAGATAGTGGTGGACAAGGTCTTTTATTTATTTACGAAGGATTCTTAGAAGTATTGTCTGGTAAAATTGTAGAAGAAGATATTTATCAACCTTCTGCTGCAGAAATGACAGAGTTGGTTAATGCTGAACACCATAGAAGTGTGTCAAACCATATTCATACTGAAGATATCAAATTTGGTTATTGTACAGAAATTATGGTTCAAATTGGTAAAGGCGAAACCGTTGACAGTGAATTTGATTATGATACATTCCGTAATCATTTAAACGAAATTGGGGACTCTTTATTGGTAGTTTCTGATGACGAGATTGTTAAAGTTCATGTTCATACAGAGTATCCAGGAGAAGTAATGAATTACGGACAAAAATTTGGTTCATTGCTAAAAATTAAAGTTGATAACATGCGTGTTCAACATGAAACGATTCTTGAAAATGAGTCACCTCAACCTGTTGAAAAAGCAGCTAAAACACCTTATGGTATTATCGCAGTTGCAGCAGGAGAAGGCGTTCAAAACTTGTTCAGAAGCTTAGGCGTAGATTATGTCATTAGTGGCGGACAAACAATGAACCCAAGCACAGAAGATATTCTTAAAGCAATTGAAGAAGTACATGCTGAAAAAATTATTATCTTGCCAAACAACAAAAATATTTTCATGGCAGCTGATCAAGCTGCAGAAGTAAGCGAATTGCCAGTAGTTGTTATTCCTAGTAAGACCATTTCTCAAGGTATGACTGCAATGTTAGCATTTAATGAGTTGAATGACTTAGATACTAATAAAGCTGAAATGATGAGTGAATTAAAAAATGTTGCTAGTGGTCAAGTAACGAATGCAGTAAGAGATACAGAAATCGATGGAATAAAAATCAAAAAAGACGACTTTATGGGAATTATTGAAGGCAAAATTAAAGTATCTCAATCCAACCGTAAAAATGTTACGATTGAAACATTGAAAAAAATGATAACAGAAGATAGTGAAATTGTGACTATTTTACTTGGAGAAGATGGAGATGAAGCTGAAGCAGCTGAAATTGCAGCTGAAATTGAAAATCTCTTTGAAGAAGTAGAAGTTGAAATTCATGACGGACAACAACCAGTTTATCCGTACATCTTGTCAGTAGAATAA
- a CDS encoding Asp23/Gls24 family envelope stress response protein — MAVKIKTQFGTIDISNEVIATVVGGAATEIFGIVGMASKSQIRDNLNDILKKENYSRGVVVRQEDNGVAVDIYIIVSYGIKISEVSRNVQEIVKYNLETMLDVTANTVNVYVQGVRVLND; from the coding sequence ATGGCAGTTAAAATCAAAACACAATTTGGAACAATAGATATCTCAAATGAAGTTATTGCGACCGTCGTTGGTGGTGCCGCAACCGAAATTTTTGGAATCGTTGGTATGGCAAGTAAAAGCCAAATCCGTGATAATTTAAATGACATACTAAAAAAAGAAAACTATTCGCGTGGAGTTGTCGTTCGTCAAGAAGATAACGGCGTTGCAGTTGATATTTACATTATTGTTAGTTACGGAATAAAAATTTCTGAAGTCAGCCGTAATGTGCAAGAAATCGTGAAGTACAATTTGGAAACAATGTTAGATGTTACGGCTAACACTGTGAATGTTTATGTTCAAGGTGTTCGCGTATTAAATGATTAA
- the recG gene encoding ATP-dependent DNA helicase RecG, whose protein sequence is MAKSIYDSVSVLPYVGEKRLEALHQLGIHTISDLLSHYPIRYEDIQEKDLLEIEDQEKVTLKGNVVSEAVVSRFGPKKNRLSFRLIIEHAVITVTFFNQAYLKSKIVTGEEIAVFGKWDAKRKSLTGMKILGSKSGSEQGDFESVYSANKHIKQSTILQLITEAFKIYQEHIPEVIPAELRTKYRLISHHDAVYAMHFPASEEQKKQARREVVFEEFLLYQMRMQIVRKKQKAMGKGNILNYNVNDLRNFIETLPFELTTAQKRVVNEICSDLRQPIHMHRLLQGDVGSGKTIVAAIALYAATNVGVQSALMVPTGILAEQHMESLTELFDPLEVRIALLTGSTKTKERRIILEQLANGELDVLIGTHALIQQDVYFSRLGLVITDEQHRFGVNQRKLLRDKGKDADVLFMTATPIPRTLAITAYGEMDVSIIDEMPAGRIPIQTTWIKPKNFEKTLEFIESQLKKGSQAYVICPLIEESESIDVKNATDIYEKLTAYYGDRFQVGLLHGKMKSADKENIMENFKEKKLQVLVSTTVIEVGVNVPNATTMIIYDADRFGLSQLHQLRGRVGRGDKESYCILVANPKTENGMERMKIMTETTDGFLLSEKDLELRGPGDLFGNKQSGIPDFKIGDIVGDFGALEAARQEAVQLINQKDFLTNELYQPIREAVGFNELEGLDFN, encoded by the coding sequence ATGGCTAAATCAATTTATGATTCTGTTTCGGTCCTCCCTTACGTTGGTGAAAAGCGTTTAGAAGCTTTGCATCAATTAGGCATTCATACCATTTCTGATTTGCTCTCTCATTATCCGATTCGTTATGAGGATATTCAAGAAAAGGATTTATTAGAGATAGAAGATCAGGAAAAAGTAACGTTAAAAGGAAATGTGGTTTCAGAAGCAGTCGTCAGTCGTTTTGGACCCAAAAAGAATCGTTTGTCTTTTCGCTTAATCATTGAACATGCAGTAATAACGGTGACTTTTTTTAATCAAGCTTACTTGAAAAGTAAAATTGTTACTGGAGAAGAAATTGCTGTATTTGGAAAATGGGATGCAAAGAGAAAAAGTTTGACTGGGATGAAAATTTTAGGCAGCAAATCAGGTTCTGAACAGGGAGATTTTGAGTCAGTTTACAGTGCAAATAAACACATTAAACAAAGTACGATACTGCAATTGATCACAGAAGCTTTTAAAATCTATCAAGAGCATATCCCAGAGGTTATTCCTGCAGAATTAAGAACGAAGTACCGTTTGATTTCTCATCATGATGCTGTTTATGCGATGCATTTTCCAGCTTCAGAAGAACAAAAAAAGCAAGCCAGAAGAGAAGTTGTTTTTGAAGAATTCTTATTGTACCAAATGCGCATGCAGATTGTACGAAAAAAGCAAAAAGCTATGGGCAAAGGAAATATACTAAATTACAATGTGAATGATTTGAGAAATTTTATTGAGACATTGCCTTTTGAATTAACAACAGCACAAAAAAGAGTAGTGAATGAAATCTGCAGTGATTTAAGGCAACCGATTCATATGCATCGTTTACTTCAAGGAGATGTTGGGAGCGGAAAAACAATCGTAGCTGCGATTGCTTTATATGCTGCCACGAACGTTGGCGTTCAATCGGCCTTGATGGTTCCTACAGGAATTCTCGCTGAACAGCATATGGAAAGTTTAACGGAATTATTCGATCCACTTGAAGTGAGAATTGCATTATTGACAGGTTCAACAAAAACAAAAGAACGACGCATCATATTAGAACAATTAGCTAATGGTGAATTAGACGTTCTTATAGGTACGCATGCATTGATCCAGCAAGATGTTTATTTCTCTCGTTTAGGATTAGTCATTACCGATGAACAACATCGTTTTGGGGTGAATCAACGGAAATTATTAAGGGATAAGGGGAAAGATGCGGATGTTTTATTTATGACAGCTACCCCTATACCTCGGACCTTAGCAATTACGGCATATGGTGAAATGGATGTCTCTATTATTGATGAAATGCCTGCAGGAAGAATCCCGATTCAAACCACATGGATCAAACCGAAAAATTTTGAAAAAACGCTAGAGTTTATTGAAAGTCAGTTAAAAAAAGGGTCACAAGCCTATGTAATCTGTCCATTGATTGAAGAATCAGAAAGCATTGATGTTAAAAATGCGACTGATATTTATGAAAAATTAACAGCTTATTATGGCGATCGTTTTCAAGTAGGTTTGTTGCATGGGAAAATGAAGTCAGCCGATAAAGAAAACATTATGGAAAATTTTAAAGAAAAAAAACTACAAGTTCTTGTTTCCACAACAGTAATCGAAGTAGGTGTAAATGTACCGAATGCAACAACTATGATTATTTACGATGCAGATCGTTTTGGTCTGTCTCAATTGCATCAGTTAAGAGGCCGGGTAGGTCGAGGAGATAAAGAATCGTATTGTATTCTTGTCGCAAATCCTAAAACTGAAAATGGGATGGAACGTATGAAAATCATGACGGAAACAACTGATGGTTTTTTATTAAGTGAAAAAGATTTAGAACTCAGAGGTCCTGGAGATTTGTTTGGTAATAAACAATCTGGGATACCTGATTTTAAAATCGGGGATATCGTGGGGGATTTTGGAGCTTTGGAAGCAGCTAGACAAGAAGCGGTTCAATTAATCAATCAAAAGGACTTTCTAACAAACGAACTTTATCAACCAATTAGAGAAGCTGTTGGATTTAATGAATTAGAAGGATTAGATTTTAATTGA